ATTATTTGATAGCGGATCCCAGAGTACATCACAGACATAGACCATTCTTTGACATAGGTGCACTTACAGTTCCATTCCAATCGGCATGGTATACTTCTCCATACGAACCTACAAATTACAAGGAAACTCTTTTAATTGTCATATATTTAAAGATATAGCAACACAAGAGCTCCTAATGCACAAAAGAAACTCCAAAAACACATGCTTATGATAGGATAACAgtgcaattttttaaaaattattttttgcagTAATGCTAGTGAATATTTCTTACATTTTATGACAAGGGATAGTGCAACCTACAATCAGCTCAATGAGTGAATTAGTATATTACAGATAAAACAAAAGAACAGTTGTGTACCTAGGCCAATCCTTTCACCAATTAGAAGATCCTCCCAGAGGATTTCACATTCAGAAACTTCGCCCAACACCATGTCAACGGTGCTTGACCCAGCTTGGGGTGGAGAAACAGATTCTGAGTTCTGCCTTGATGTGTCCATGAATCTGTCTAGAGGGGACCTTCTTGGATCAGGATGTAACCTCATGTTGTCATGCCTATCATAGTTTTCCTTGTTCTCCTTCACTTCTGGAGAATACCCTTGCATACTACTATAGATTTGACTGTCAAATCTAGAATAGATGGGAACTTTTTCCAGATCATGAGGGCCCTTTTCTGCAACCTTCACGATTCCAGATGTAGAAGCTGCATTCACTGAAGAAATACCATTCGGTTTGTCATCATAGTAATGAACAGGTGCCAGGTTTGGTCTATCCAGGCGTTCTCCAGTGGCAGAAGCTGTTGCCGTAGTTGAGGCACCAACTTTTCTATTGTCATAATTACGACCTGGTGCTGCACATAACCTATCATTACGCTCTCTGCCATTGGGATTGTAATGCTTTGCAGTTGACCAGGCCAACTGAGATGACGATGCAGCATTGTCGCTAGTGTTTCTCCGACGAACTAACCTCTCAGCAATATTGTATTGCTTGTTAGAAATGTCATTACAAGCTGACCAGTTTTTCATCACCAATGGTTGTTGAGATCTTCCAGGTGCTGGAGCTATATTCTCTCTATGCCTTTGATATTCATTATTTCTATTGTTTAATCCCTTGAATGCCAATGAACTTTTACCCAGTTCAATACCCCTGAAAGAATCAGTCTCTGAAATTTGCTTTTTAGACTCTTCATTTTCTTGAGAGTCTGGAGTTAATTTCAAGTCCTCTTTCTGCATTGAATGTGCGCCAGCAGAAGTTGATTGTTGATCAGATTGCATCTGAGGTGCCAATGTCCAGAGTTGACTAACCTCACTTCCAGCTATCATGGTTTTTTCACACCCTGATTGATTTTCTGACAACGAATTACCATTGCCAAACATATGCAATCGGTTGCCTACATGCTCAGAATGAGCTGCACTTGGGTCATTTTCAATGTTACTTGCCAATTCAACCACCTGATTCTGCACCAACGGTTTAGTCAAGTTGAATGGAGTACCCTTTGAAATAAAGACATCTGCTGGAATGAGTGTTCCTGGGGCAGCCATAACATCAACCAAAAATTCCCTACAGTACAACACAgaaaaaagatttaaaaaaaaaagtgggtaAGAAACAAATTGAAGTATAACATTTAAAGTAAAAATGGATGAATAAGAAATTTACAGATTATTAGATAGTAGAAATGTGATTCCATGAACAACTAATAATGCCTAGACATGGAAATACCTTTCGTTATTCATCTTTACAATGTTAATAGCATCATCTTCAACACCAGTGTAATGGCTCCCTTTAACCAGCTTGCATGGAATACCAACACTGTCAGCAAGAATCTGCATGAAAATGCATAAGAACTGAGAGAGCATGTTATGATTGTAAGCTAACTGCGAAGACATGTGGAAAGGATTTCATAATTATGCAAAAGCATTATATGTTCTCTCGTCAGATTTGGCTATCTAATGTTAATTTCATTCACACATCATACTAAGCATTGATAAATAATTATTGCTTTAAACATCAAGATATTTACAAGCCTGTCTACATAGTGCTTGAAAAGTACTGCCAAGATCAATGCTAGGTATCACATCATCTATAATTATCACTTAAGAAGGATCTGAACCTTTATTGACCCACTTATGCCAAGTACTGCCAAGATCAATGCTAGGTATCACATCAAAAGGTTTATCACTTAAGAAAGATCAATGCCTTTAGTATCAGGGCATAAATGTGCAATCCTAGAGTTTCAAGACCCAAAAGTTCATGTGTAAGTTTAGAGAGCAACAGTGCACTTTACTTATAACATACGAACTGATACTGCATTTTGGGCATTGATGGGACAGTCTCACAGTCTAATCCACTGTACTGGGCAGTATGGCAGAATACATAAGATGCACCAACACATGAGAGCAGGTAAGACAGTAAACAGATTACAAGATCCAAACATACTGATAAGATGATGCAATATGTTgataaaaatatgtatataagATAGTGTTCCACATCCTCAGCAAATTGCCGATCATCAATGCAAAAAATATggtttagatttttctttttggtggaATAGGCATGTTAACCAATAAATCAATTGAAAAGTTGGTAGTTGCCACTCCACACATCTGCGGAAAGGGAGAGACCTGACCTTGAAAAGTAAGGCACGATGCCGAGACAAGCCTATGTCAATGCGGCCTATAGGCAGCAGGCTTGTCTGATGTGATGTCCTCTGCTCAATGCTTTTGCCCAACCATTTCGTAAACATTTCAGTTGCATCTATCACAGGACCACCCATATGTCCTGCAACAACTTCAGCTATTCGTCGCACCAATACTGTAGTATCAGGACAGCCCAACATGCAGCATTGTGCTACTTCCATCATCTCCTGCAAGGCACTATCAAACTTATGGTCGACCACAATCACTTCAAAGCCAAGATCTCCAATGCTGGTCTGAAGTTCTGCAAGCGATGGCATCTTTCCCTGCCTGGCCGACTCCCCGGAAAGTCCAAATATGTCATAGAACCCATCTATAACTTTCTCATTGTAGTCAAGAAAGTTATAGTCCTAAAGGAAGTTAGAATACAGATTAGATATAGGACTAAATAGATCGCAATAGCTAGTGCCAAAACATAAAGAAATCAGAGGTGGACAACCTCCATTCAAAAGT
Above is a window of Oryza sativa Japonica Group chromosome 10, ASM3414082v1 DNA encoding:
- the LOC4348694 gene encoding serine/threonine-protein kinase EDR1, which encodes MKIPFVTKWSHRSHEPAAPSNPAAQQQPPPPSPAGVSSAAAAAVVEEAEMETGGDDFITQEEEYQIQLAMALSASASVSAPSGGGGSGDTEGEQIRKAKLMSLGRGDLSAAADRGVGDSAEALSRRYRDYNFLDYNEKVIDGFYDIFGLSGESARQGKMPSLAELQTSIGDLGFEVIVVDHKFDSALQEMMEVAQCCMLGCPDTTVLVRRIAEVVAGHMGGPVIDATEMFTKWLGKSIEQRTSHQTSLLPIGRIDIGLSRHRALLFKILADSVGIPCKLVKGSHYTGVEDDAINIVKMNNEREFLVDVMAAPGTLIPADVFISKGTPFNLTKPLVQNQVVELASNIENDPSAAHSEHVGNRLHMFGNGNSLSENQSGCEKTMIAGSEVSQLWTLAPQMQSDQQSTSAGAHSMQKEDLKLTPDSQENEESKKQISETDSFRGIELGKSSLAFKGLNNRNNEYQRHRENIAPAPGRSQQPLVMKNWSACNDISNKQYNIAERLVRRRNTSDNAASSSQLAWSTAKHYNPNGRERNDRLCAAPGRNYDNRKVGASTTATASATGERLDRPNLAPVHYYDDKPNGISSVNAASTSGIVKVAEKGPHDLEKVPIYSRFDSQIYSSMQGYSPEVKENKENYDRHDNMRLHPDPRRSPLDRFMDTSRQNSESVSPPQAGSSTVDMVLGEVSECEILWEDLLIGERIGLGSYGEVYHADWNGTEVAVKKFLDQEFYGDALAEFRCEVRIMRRLRHPNIVLFMGAVTRPPHLSIVSEYLPRGSLYTIIHRPDCQIDEKCRIKMALDVARGMNCLHTSVPTIVHRDLKSPNLLVDNNWTVKVCDFGLSRLKHGTFLSSKSTAGTPEWMAPEVLRNEQSNEKCDVYSFGVILWELATLQMPWSGMNPMQVVGAVGFQDRRLDIPMEVDPLVASIIQDCWQKDPNLRPSFSQLTSYLNTLQRLVIPCHQETAGSYVPQEISLYR